One window of Mangrovibacterium diazotrophicum genomic DNA carries:
- a CDS encoding BACON domain-containing protein, with the protein MKKLISGFLLLTVLLTGCKKEDSINTPSIEILDSSQFTQQVFADQTQGESELVFSTTAVWTTSELPDWLSITPDNGSGAGDYTVSISLLVNYTGEDRSASILISCKETTITVNVTQMSVTEDGSVPVDKSANINFPDVLFKQRLLDKSRHSIDTNDDGEISIAEAENYASEINVAGTWDEYYNEEGIKDLTGIAYFKNITELDCAYNNLTSLDVSQNTRLTSLHCYDNNLNTLNIEKNTALIMLYCGSNELISIDLDQNAELAILSCVDNNLSSLDVSDNTALEYLHCEYNKLTTLDVSHNTVLELLNCEGNNLSSFNVSPNFALKSVHCGYNNLSSLDVSQNTALTYLSCDGNNLSSLDVSQNTLLKSLYCVYNNLTSLDVSQNTLLEYLYCFGNNISCIKVASGQTIAHEGKDETASYCEE; encoded by the coding sequence ATGAAAAAACTAATCTCTGGTTTCCTATTGTTGACTGTTCTCCTGACAGGATGTAAAAAAGAAGACTCGATTAACACTCCCTCAATAGAAATACTTGACAGCAGCCAATTTACTCAGCAAGTATTTGCCGACCAAACACAAGGAGAAAGCGAACTGGTTTTCAGCACAACCGCAGTGTGGACTACAAGTGAATTGCCCGATTGGCTTTCTATTACGCCCGACAACGGAAGTGGAGCAGGCGATTATACGGTATCGATCAGTCTGCTGGTGAATTATACCGGAGAGGATCGGAGCGCAAGCATTTTGATTTCGTGTAAGGAAACTACGATTACTGTAAATGTCACACAAATGAGTGTGACAGAAGATGGCTCGGTTCCGGTGGATAAAAGCGCAAACATCAACTTTCCCGATGTTTTGTTTAAACAGCGGTTGCTAGATAAGAGCCGCCACAGTATTGACACAAACGACGATGGCGAAATTTCCATTGCAGAAGCCGAAAACTATGCATCTGAGATTAATGTCGCGGGGACTTGGGATGAATATTATAATGAAGAAGGAATAAAAGATCTGACAGGTATAGCCTACTTTAAAAATATTACAGAGTTAGATTGCGCTTACAATAATTTGACTAGCCTGGATGTGAGCCAAAATACAAGGTTGACATCATTGCATTGCTATGATAATAATTTAAACACTCTCAATATTGAAAAAAATACAGCTTTAATCATGCTGTACTGCGGGAGCAATGAACTGATCAGTATTGATTTAGATCAAAATGCAGAATTGGCAATTTTGAGTTGCGTAGATAATAATCTTAGCAGTCTCGACGTGAGCGATAATACGGCGTTGGAATATTTGCATTGTGAGTACAACAAACTGACAACGCTCGATGTTAGTCATAATACAGTATTGGAGCTTTTGAATTGTGAAGGCAATAATTTAAGTAGTTTTAACGTGAGCCCCAATTTTGCTTTAAAATCAGTGCATTGTGGCTACAATAATTTGAGTAGCCTTGATGTAAGTCAGAACACCGCATTGACATATTTGAGCTGCGACGGAAATAATTTAAGTAGCCTCGACGTAAGTCAGAATACACTGTTGAAGTCTTTGTACTGCGTCTACAATAATCTGACAAGCCTTGATGTAAGTCAGAATACGCTATTGGAGTATCTGTATTGCTTCGGTAACAATATCTCTTGCATAAAAGTAGCCTCCGGCCAAACAATCGCTCATGAGGGTAAAGATGAAACGGCGAGTTATTGCGAAGAGTAA
- a CDS encoding retropepsin-like aspartic protease: MKNLFCKSIELPLEIVELEEHNYHLMLKGRLADGAEAWWIVDTGASKTVFDRNQESYFELEESHNKSDYQSAGINAGMVETKVGNISKLKFGTIKIKNLKVALIDLKHVNDIYQRYHDKPVVGLLGSDVMANYGCKIDYMNKTISFQTKPLRK; this comes from the coding sequence ATGAAGAATCTGTTTTGCAAATCCATTGAATTACCGCTCGAAATCGTTGAGCTGGAAGAGCACAATTACCACCTGATGCTAAAAGGCCGCCTGGCTGATGGCGCTGAGGCTTGGTGGATTGTGGACACGGGCGCTTCTAAAACGGTGTTCGACCGAAACCAGGAAAGCTATTTCGAACTGGAGGAGTCGCACAACAAAAGCGACTACCAAAGTGCGGGCATCAACGCTGGGATGGTTGAAACAAAAGTCGGCAACATTTCAAAATTAAAATTCGGAACCATCAAGATCAAAAACCTGAAGGTTGCGTTAATTGACTTGAAACACGTGAACGACATCTACCAACGCTACCACGACAAACCGGTTGTCGGACTTCTAGGTAGCGACGTAATGGCCAATTATGGTTGTAAGATTGACTACATGAATAAAACCATTTCGTTTCAAACAAAGCCGCTGCGTAAATAG
- a CDS encoding TolC family protein, with protein sequence MKYITLLLLTCGIFNNAFSQDQKIKMSLNDAIEMASQNSIDAFRITNMYRASYWEYRYYKADRLPTLSLSATPIDFNRYRTREYNFQTNEEEYVQREYLSSDFALSLTQNVALTGGSFFLSSDVAMVKNLGDSQNDSYQSTPISIGYQQSLNGYNALKWQAKIEPLKFEIAKKELIESRESLSIKASEKFFDLVDAQIQLNIAQNNLASNDTLYRLGKGRFQVGTVTQDDLLTLELNLLKAKQSLNESNSEVQRAQADLNSFLGLDKNTTIECIIPSDIPPIQIDVSKAIEKAMANNPFPLEQQQQLLEENETVAEAKAEAGFNTSIYAIYGLDQSSSEFSEVYKNPDNSQRFRLGLSIPIIDWGRRKGAYQMALYNREVVKATIEQARIDFEQELFQDVIEFNLQAEQVKTAGLADTVAQKGYEVALQRFLIGKVDVVKLNISRNDLETARLSYISAVRKYWNYYYTLRMKTLFDFVENETLSVEYDKLLEK encoded by the coding sequence ATGAAATACATCACACTCCTGCTCCTAACCTGCGGTATTTTTAACAATGCTTTTTCGCAAGACCAAAAGATAAAAATGAGTTTGAATGATGCCATCGAAATGGCATCTCAGAATTCAATTGATGCCTTCCGAATAACCAACATGTACCGGGCCAGCTACTGGGAGTACCGTTACTACAAAGCCGACCGACTCCCAACCTTGTCGCTGTCGGCTACACCCATCGATTTTAACCGATACCGAACCCGCGAATACAACTTTCAAACGAACGAAGAAGAATACGTTCAACGGGAATACCTTAGTTCGGACTTTGCGCTTTCGTTGACGCAGAATGTAGCGCTCACCGGAGGTAGCTTTTTCCTGAGCTCCGATGTGGCCATGGTCAAAAACCTTGGCGACAGTCAGAACGACAGCTATCAATCCACACCAATCAGTATTGGTTATCAACAAAGTCTGAACGGTTACAATGCCTTGAAATGGCAAGCGAAAATTGAACCGCTTAAATTTGAAATCGCTAAAAAGGAACTCATCGAGTCACGCGAGTCGCTTTCGATTAAGGCGTCTGAAAAATTTTTCGACTTGGTCGATGCTCAAATTCAACTGAATATCGCACAAAACAACCTGGCAAGTAACGACACGCTCTATCGATTAGGCAAAGGCCGTTTCCAGGTGGGAACAGTAACCCAGGATGACTTGCTGACATTGGAACTCAACCTACTGAAGGCCAAACAGTCGTTAAACGAGTCCAACTCAGAGGTTCAACGCGCCCAAGCCGATCTCAATTCTTTCCTCGGACTCGACAAAAACACGACTATCGAATGTATCATTCCATCTGATATTCCCCCCATTCAAATCGACGTTAGTAAAGCGATTGAAAAGGCGATGGCTAACAACCCGTTTCCACTCGAACAACAGCAACAGTTGCTGGAAGAAAACGAAACCGTGGCTGAAGCAAAGGCTGAAGCCGGATTCAATACAAGCATTTATGCAATCTACGGACTCGATCAATCCTCCAGTGAATTCTCTGAAGTCTACAAAAACCCGGACAACAGCCAGCGCTTTCGTCTGGGACTCAGTATTCCGATCATTGACTGGGGCCGCCGGAAAGGAGCCTACCAAATGGCACTTTACAACCGTGAAGTTGTAAAAGCAACAATCGAGCAGGCTCGGATTGACTTTGAGCAAGAGCTTTTTCAGGACGTCATTGAATTCAACCTGCAGGCTGAACAGGTGAAAACTGCCGGACTAGCAGATACCGTTGCCCAAAAAGGATACGAAGTCGCCTTGCAGCGATTCCTGATTGGAAAAGTAGATGTCGTTAAGCTCAACATTTCTCGAAATGACCTGGAAACAGCCCGCCTATCCTACATTTCTGCCGTACGAAAATACTGGAACTACTATTACACGCTGCGCATGAAAACTCTCTTCGATTTCGTGGAAAACGAAACGCTTTCGGTTGAATACGATAAACTTCTTGAAAAATAA
- a CDS encoding efflux RND transporter periplasmic adaptor subunit, producing the protein MKKKKLMVAGSIAAIIIIAASVILLESTESGSSKLIKRGTLKAAVTGRGEVQGENSVRIELASVLRDNQLRVWSFKINDLIPEGKKVKKGDFIAQLDPSQLVSNMRERQTEKEKFDADLRNAIIDSTVNLTAKREDIVNARLELQYKQIDLDMAEFESGAEKRKATMAYQKAQIALDKSKRDYLLEKNRMKTRILRYESRAKQLQEVIDKFQRALAELRITSPGDGIVMISEDFLGKKLTKDSRISTWMPLLATLPDMSSAIVETYIKEIDITKISLGDSAQIAVDAIPNKLFTGKVIKVANMGEDKSGFDMKVFRVVIRFDNVDNDLKPGMTCNNDIIFAAYENQLLAPLKAIFTKGTDRIVYLKRKGEIIEQPVKTGAEDEENVVILNGLQEGDRVLLYQPSSEEIKG; encoded by the coding sequence ATGAAGAAGAAAAAACTGATGGTTGCTGGAAGCATTGCAGCCATTATCATCATTGCCGCTTCTGTGATTCTCTTGGAAAGTACAGAATCAGGCAGCAGCAAACTAATTAAACGAGGAACGCTGAAAGCTGCAGTTACCGGACGGGGCGAGGTTCAGGGTGAAAATTCAGTCCGAATTGAATTGGCAAGCGTACTGCGAGACAATCAACTGCGCGTGTGGAGTTTCAAAATCAACGACCTCATCCCTGAGGGTAAAAAGGTAAAAAAAGGCGACTTCATCGCGCAACTCGATCCCAGCCAACTGGTAAGCAACATGCGCGAGCGCCAAACAGAAAAAGAAAAGTTTGATGCCGATCTCAGAAATGCCATCATCGACAGCACCGTAAACCTTACGGCCAAGCGAGAAGACATTGTCAACGCCAGGTTGGAACTGCAATACAAACAAATCGATCTCGACATGGCCGAGTTTGAATCCGGAGCCGAAAAACGAAAAGCGACAATGGCTTATCAGAAAGCACAGATTGCGCTCGATAAATCCAAGCGGGATTACCTGCTCGAAAAAAACCGCATGAAGACACGCATTCTCCGTTACGAATCCCGCGCGAAGCAGCTTCAGGAAGTCATCGACAAATTTCAACGGGCTTTGGCTGAATTGCGGATCACCTCTCCCGGCGACGGCATTGTGATGATCAGCGAAGACTTTCTGGGGAAAAAGCTGACCAAAGACAGCCGTATCAGCACCTGGATGCCATTGTTGGCAACCCTCCCCGATATGTCATCGGCCATCGTCGAAACCTACATCAAGGAAATCGACATCACGAAAATCAGTCTCGGCGACTCCGCTCAAATTGCAGTCGATGCCATTCCCAACAAACTTTTCACCGGCAAGGTGATTAAAGTGGCCAATATGGGTGAAGACAAAAGCGGCTTCGACATGAAAGTGTTTCGCGTCGTCATTCGGTTTGACAATGTTGACAATGACCTGAAGCCAGGCATGACCTGCAACAACGACATCATCTTTGCCGCCTACGAAAACCAGCTACTGGCACCTTTAAAGGCAATCTTCACAAAAGGAACTGACCGGATTGTTTACCTGAAACGAAAAGGAGAAATCATTGAGCAACCCGTTAAAACCGGGGCTGAAGACGAGGAAAATGTGGTTATTCTGAACGGACTTCAGGAAGGAGACCGGGTATTGTTATATCAGCCGTCGTCTGAAGAGATCAAAGGCTGA
- a CDS encoding malate dehydrogenase: MKVTVVGAGAVGASCAEYIAIKDFADEIVIVDIKEGFAEGKAMDLMQTASLNGFDSTITGTTNDYSKTAGSDVAVITSGIPRKPGMTREELIGINAGIVKTVSENLIKYSPNVILIVVSNPMDTMAYLAHKATGLPKNRIIGMGGALDSARFKYRLAEALDCPQSDISAMVIGGHSDTGMVPLIEKAVRNSVPVSEFLSAEKMAEVVEATKVGGATLTKLLGTSAWYAPGAAVSELVRAIALDSKKMFPCSALLEGEYGLSDISLGVPCVLGKNGIEKIVEIELSAAEKAKMMESAEGVKAVNALL, encoded by the coding sequence ATGAAAGTTACAGTAGTTGGTGCAGGTGCTGTAGGCGCTAGTTGTGCAGAATACATCGCAATTAAAGATTTTGCTGATGAGATCGTAATCGTTGACATTAAAGAAGGTTTTGCTGAAGGAAAAGCAATGGACCTGATGCAAACAGCATCGTTAAACGGTTTCGACTCGACCATCACCGGAACAACCAACGATTATTCGAAAACTGCCGGCAGCGACGTAGCTGTGATCACCAGTGGTATTCCTCGTAAACCGGGAATGACTCGCGAAGAGCTGATCGGTATTAATGCAGGAATCGTTAAAACCGTTTCTGAAAACCTGATCAAATATTCACCCAATGTTATCCTGATTGTTGTTAGTAACCCAATGGACACCATGGCTTACCTGGCACACAAAGCAACAGGACTTCCGAAAAACCGCATCATTGGTATGGGTGGTGCATTGGACAGCGCCCGTTTCAAATATCGTTTGGCCGAAGCGTTGGATTGCCCGCAATCTGACATCTCTGCCATGGTTATCGGTGGACACTCAGATACCGGTATGGTTCCATTGATTGAAAAAGCTGTTCGCAACAGCGTTCCTGTTTCTGAATTCCTTTCAGCAGAAAAAATGGCCGAAGTTGTTGAAGCAACAAAAGTTGGTGGTGCTACGCTGACAAAATTATTGGGTACAAGTGCCTGGTATGCTCCGGGAGCTGCAGTATCTGAATTGGTTCGCGCCATCGCTTTAGATTCTAAAAAAATGTTCCCATGTTCAGCTTTGTTGGAAGGCGAATATGGCTTGAGCGATATCTCGTTGGGTGTACCTTGCGTTTTGGGTAAAAACGGTATCGAAAAAATCGTTGAGATTGAACTTTCAGCTGCCGAAAAAGCAAAAATGATGGAAAGTGCTGAAGGTGTAAAAGCCGTAAACGCATTGTTGTAA